The genomic segment ACATGTGGATTTATTGCCTAGGTTGACAACTTTTATTCTTTAAATGTTTCTTTCTATAGAACCATTTGTTGATATTTACATTATGTTGTTAGATACATTCTGGATAGCTGTTGGtaaattttcattttgtgtattgTCATTGTTTCTTCTAATTCAGATTTCTTATTTTGCAGGTATAACATGTTTATTCATAGctgcaaaaatagaagaaatttaCCCACCAAAGTTGTCAGAGTTTGCATATGTGACAGATGGTGCCTGTATAGAAAATGAAATCCTAGTAAAAGAGCTAGTCATACTACAGGTAAGAATTAGTTGTTTGATATGGTGAATGTATATTTCAGGGAAAACTGGATTATTTTGAAAGTAATtggaattcttattattatcattattattgttgttgttgttattggtattatgtttgctgttttattttcttgaccTGAAAATGTAGAGAATTCAGCTATTTAATTAAAATTTTTGTTCCAGAAACTTAATTGGGACTTGTGTCCTGTAACCTCAAACTGCTGGTTAAACACATACCTGCAGTTGAGCCAAGAATTCGCCATGCGAGAGGCCAATGGTGGAGAATCTTCCAGTGATGATCATAGTTTTGTATATCCTCGTTACTCACCGTTAACATTTGTTCAGGTAAGCACTTCATATTgtcttattttgtgtgttttgcaGATGATACCCATTCTGAGATCATCTTGAAAGACAATATATTTGAAATGATTAATTTTGTGTCTTTTCTCCTTCCAGGCAGCAAGATTGTTGGATCTGTGTACCCTTGAGATTTCCAGCTTGTCCTTCAGCTCAAGCATAGTTGCTGCTACTGCAATGTGCTACATGACCTCCCCACAGTTGGCAAGTCAAGTATCGGGTTATTCTACAGAGGAGATGCAAGCATGCTATGATTGGATGGCAGCTTTTGCAGTCACAGTGCATGAAATGGGGCCAATGCAGTTGAAGTCCTTCAGCCAAGTGGCCCAAGATGACATCCATAACATTCAGACACACTCAGTTGATCTTGACACTTTGGTAagactgatttttatttttatttttatttattttttttattattcattcatatatatatatatacatatttattcacatgttttttatatattttgctgATAGTCTTTCTCTCCAGGCCAATGAGAATACTAATTGTTAATTTTCTGTTTCCAGGAACGAGCTCAGATTAGATTAAGTCAGATTCAGTCGTCATCCTCTCGGAGTAGCCCTCAGACCACAGAAGTTTCTGTGGCTATGCTCACTCCACCCAAAACTGATGAGAAGACTAGATTTGTAGAGTATACTGGATAGGAAGTTCAACAGTGTAGATTTAAGTGTGCAAATGGCTCAATAACACTCATTTGGTCCATTCCATAGTGGTGATTAGATATTTCCAGCATGATCTTTAGGGCTCAGGATTATATCTTGATTAAACCTGTATATTGTAAGCCAGTTTTACAGGGTGTCTTCTGTAGGATTATGCATGCAGTGGTTGAAGCCATGTAGCCATCTCTTTTAAACATATCAAGCATGATAATGGCCATGCTTATACATATCAGAGGCATTTTATGCTAGTTATAGTGacctaacaaacaaaaaaaaatatataaaaaatattgtatatttgctttgctcACTAATGCGCATGCTAGACATCATATTTTCTTACATGTTGTGGATGTTACAGGATATTTGAGTTGTTTTAATGGGAAAATTACATTATGGGGTTATTCAGTGTCTTGAAGTATTGACAGTTTTTGGTATGAGTTCTCTTATGCATATGGATGATAAATTGGTAATTTATTGACGTCATGCAGGTTCCTCCTGTCATCATGGGCTTGTTAGTGAGTTCTCTTAATTTATATTCTTGTACATAATTAGGTATGTTATATTACAATAAGGTTCAAATCGAATAGATAGTGATTAGCCAAATAAAACACTTTGGAGTTACAAGATGGAGAGGATCTTAGTGGTCAGCATTGCAAGGAGTGGCATTTTGCTGTCATGAAGACAGGCTGTGTACATATCACTATGACTGTGCCTGGTAAAACAAATCTAGTCTTTTTCCGTAAGGGGATtacaatttattttgttttagtgcCGAGTGCAATGGTGTTTCATAGGAATATATgaagtacatttttttcattgtttttcctcTTCAACTCCTAAACTAACAAGAGACGTAGTGCTGTTTTGTATAACGAATCATTGCATCATGCcagcttttgtatttttttttttcttcagtttaaaCATATATGCGCAAATATTATCATCTTTGGGAGTTTCAACACTGCGTTCATCTTTGTGTTATCTGTGTGATGCTGCAGGGCTATTATAAAGACTTCATGTTGGAGCCTTACAAATACAACTTAAAGGAGCCagactccttttcctttttgagtCAACGAATTTATAAAGGAGCTAGGGCTTTTGTGTGTTGCTCCCTGGCTCCAAAGAATTTGTGCCAATGACACTGCCATTAAATAAGGGGCATTTTCACCTGTGACCAGTCCAGCACTGTCAGTATTTATCTGGGCATTgtcctttatcattgttacttttacaagagatattcagttttattattattattttcttcattgagTTAGCCAGTCTATAGGAAATTGGAGAATACCTTTGTTCATTAGGTGTTTCAAAACCATggcattttgttttattaaattCTTGCATACTGTTGTGCAGATGTTAGGTGAAAATGATTTTTAaagcgtttattttttttattttttttatttctgtatgtcATTCCTATGTCTAGCATGGATGATTAtacaataatattttaaaaaataaattgttATATTTCAAGTGTTACAAATATGTACACTGAAAGGTGTAATTTTGATAGAAATCTTTCTGTTCATTGTTAGAAGTTACTGCAGTTATGGGGAAAACCATCTGCAGATGTGGAAAATTATGAATTTTCAAATAAAAttgatatttttatgtttgtttttctcaaaACCTCTCTTGGGTTTAAGTAAATATTTTATTGAGTACCTCGGTGTAAAGCCAATTGTTTAGAATCTAATGAAATGCACACCAAAAATCTATCAAACATTTTTCTCAGAACTACATATGTGAATAAACTGGAATACATTTGGATATCAATAAATTATTAATACACATTTTATATTTGCTACATGTTGAGCAACCAGATAAACTAAATAAGCTTagtttaaaactaataaaatacttTTGCTAGCCATTTTGTAGATATAGTAAGGGATATGTATAATGTGTGAAAAGGTCAAGACAATGCATTGATACAGCAACTGATTTATATAGTCCTTTAAAGACTTGATTCATGGAAACAAAGATAATACAAATTGTGTAGCAGTGATCTTTCAACAAGTTTTGTATAGATTCTACCATTTGTCATTTTGTTGGTTttacaaagtattttttttttactaaggtgGATATTCATGGCT from the Penaeus vannamei isolate JL-2024 chromosome 1, ASM4276789v1, whole genome shotgun sequence genome contains:
- the LOC113822658 gene encoding G1/S-specific cyclin-E isoform X3, which gives rise to MSQNQRRLKNGTLSTRTKPAILRTRKRKNSENEDENKEVKQARLDTTEMPLPLGDVTSSLNIERERSITPDNPVPETWHKFRGLTCIPTPESNRKLPLPKLSWADRGQVWTLMCRKDRMYARQPDYLSQHPSLQARMRAILLDWLTEVCEVYRLHRETYYLATDYIDRYLSATHDVPKQQLQLIGITCLFIAAKIEEIYPPKLSEFAYVTDGACIENEILVKELVILQKLNWDLCPVTSNCWLNTYLQLSQEFAMREANGGESSSDDHSFVYPRYSPLTFVQAARLLDLCTLEISSLSFSSSIVAATAMCYMTSPQLASQVSGYSTEEMQACYDWMAAFAVTVHEMGPMQLKSFSQVAQDDIHNIQTHSVDLDTLERAQIRLSQIQSSSSRSSPQTTEVSVAMLTPPKTDEKTRFVEYTG
- the LOC113822658 gene encoding G1/S-specific cyclin-E isoform X2, which produces MCFYVFLYFAVSVHYSYVKASKCPVSITRSLPQATHTSSMSQNQRRLKNGTLSTRTKPAILRTRKRKNSENEDENKEVKQARLDTTEMPLPLGDVTSSLNIERERSITPDNPVPETWHKFRGLTCIPTPESNRKLPLPKLSWADRGQVWTLMCRKDRMYARQPDYLSQHPSLQARMRAILLDWLTEVCEVYRLHRETYYLATDYIDRYLSATHDVPKQQLQLIGITCLFIAAKIEEIYPPKLSEFAYVTDGACIENEILVKELVILQKLNWDLCPVTSNCWLNTYLQLSQEFAMREANGGESSSDDHSFVYPRYSPLTFVQAARLLDLCTLEISSLSFSSSIVAATAMCYMTSPQLASQVSGYSTEEMQACYDWMAAFAVTVHEMGPMQLKSFSQVAQDDIHNIQTHSVDLDTLERAQIRLSQIQSSSSRSSPQTTEVSVAMLTPPKTDEKTRFVEYTG